ACTGACTTACAATCCTCATTTTACCCTTACTTTATCCTATTACAAGTTTTTATTTATCCTGGTATAATTAGCACTACTATAGGGAGAGTTGCATATGCTCAATTCTCGTTGACCCATGAATGGAGTGAAAACATCTATGAAAACGGAAGCACGCCTGGAAGCATTATCTGTTTTTCTCAAAACAAAAAGAGCACGTCTACACCCGCATATGGTTGGCCTGCCCCAAGGATCACGTCGCAGAACACCCGGCTTGCGCAGAGAAGAAGTGGCTCAGCTGGCTGGTGTGAGTACGACCTGGTACACCTGGCTGGAGCAGGGACGGGATATCAAGGTGTCCGCCTCCGTATTGGACGCTATTGCCGCCGCCTTGCAGTTAAACACCGATGAGCGCAAATATTTGTATGACTTGGCGCTGGAAGCCGGGTTTCATGCCCCGCCTGCTCCTGCGGAACAAACGGTCATATCCCCCTCACTGCAAAAGATTGTGCAGGAGCTGCACTACTGCCCGGCTATTATTTCAGATCGGCGCTGCCATATTGTCGGCTGGAATGCGGCTGCGGCCCATGTCTTTATGGATTTTGCCGAGCTGCCGCATGAGCAGCGCAATATGATTGAACTGCTGTTCACCAAAAAGGAGTTTAAGAGTCTTGCCGTCAATTGGGAGCATTTTGTAAAAGGGTTTCTTGCCATTTTCCGCGCCTATTACGGACAATACGTGACAGACCCTTGGTATGCACAATTTATACAAAATATGAGTCAGGCTTACGGAGAGTTCAACGAGCTTTGGAATCAGAGTGAGGTAAGCTCCGCGCCGGAGGTACTCATAGAGTTTCGTCATGCCAAGGCTGGTAAAATGCTGTTTGACCTAACCTCCCTTCAGGTACAGGG
This DNA window, taken from Paenibacillus kribbensis, encodes the following:
- a CDS encoding helix-turn-helix transcriptional regulator, whose translation is MKTEARLEALSVFLKTKRARLHPHMVGLPQGSRRRTPGLRREEVAQLAGVSTTWYTWLEQGRDIKVSASVLDAIAAALQLNTDERKYLYDLALEAGFHAPPAPAEQTVISPSLQKIVQELHYCPAIISDRRCHIVGWNAAAAHVFMDFAELPHEQRNMIELLFTKKEFKSLAVNWEHFVKGFLAIFRAYYGQYVTDPWYAQFIQNMSQAYGEFNELWNQSEVSSAPEVLIEFRHAKAGKMLFDLTSLQVQGGVDLRCSIYTPNAQSSTESKLQKLMEGS